A segment of the Corylus avellana chromosome ca2, CavTom2PMs-1.0 genome:
tccacgattttaaaatttacgttttgaaaatcgcaatcccaaacattctaaaattgcgatttggtttaaaaaaacagattatttatttaaaaacgcactcccaaacggacccttatagaaattgtagattttttttttcctattttagattaagtgctttttaaatcgagTAATGCTAAGTCATCtaaaatgtgatgtgacttttaaaatcaccattaaatttgagatgtggtttattgacttttgatatattgatgattttaaaagtcacatcacattttggATGACTCTTGGAAGACTATAGGAAGacttgtagcatttctcttttaaatcaCAATACCAAACACCTTaagttttgcgatatcttttaaaaatgcatattattCTTGTGAAATTGCAAtaccaaacgcacccttaatataaaataagaaaaaattatgcaAATTTTATAAGCAGGCTAgagagtgcttatttgaaaatgtgcaaatttaaaccaaaatcacaattttgctaataaatatttgataaaaaaatattttttaatatgttttaccaaagatttttataattttaaaaacgcaatttttaaaatcgtatttattaaaattgcaatctcaaaTAAACTCTTATTCTTGGACAGAAAGTAGTGCTCGGTAAAGATTGGCACAAAACATTCCTTAGTGGTATGATGATTGGGTTGTATCATGCATGTATGTgctatcatatcatatcatatcatgtATGTGCTATCATATCATGACGTTAATTCCTGCTTCGTATTGAATATTGATGCCTTAAATTATCAACAagaaagtaaattaaaaaagaacaaaaaaaaaaaaaaaaacaaaagagacaaCTTTTACCtgaagaaatatattttttacttgcaagtgtcaaaaaaaaatataatataataatataaatggGTCATACCGTTACATTTTGACGGGGGGAAGAGTCAGTTTGAACAAAAGTAATATGATTTTTCAACTACCAACTGTCACCAAAGAATGTTGAAAGTGGCGCGTTTTGTTAAACCGCCACAGCCCCCTTCCAACGGTTGGTGAAATTGGAATTTAGCAAGTATTGCTATAagaaagattaatttttttttttttttaatagttattttaaatgtaatgtaacttttaaaattatcaataaataaaaatttaataattattattttaaaaatagtttgaCTCGTAAGGAATTGACATTATAAAATTGgctatttaaattttattagagAAAAATGGCTTGAGTCGGATTTATATATTCTGTTTTTAAAATGTTCCAATGTTATACATGTTAAATGGTCCATACTTAAAATGTTTTCATATGTTTAAAATgctcaaaatatcaaaatattttgcaATCATATTGTCACTCTATATGGTTACAAAtgctcaaatattaaataaattttctaaattgagaaagttttcattttaaatcaatGAACTTTTACTCAAAGGAATGGTACCTCTACATATGCAAATGTATtacatgattaaaaaaatacacaatAACACTAAGATTTTAGTGGTTCCTTCAATGTGAGGTACTTATTAATTCACATTGAATATCACAcgttttctttctcttgttttgaatatcaaaaccaaaaagaagaatGGGAGCCTCTCTTACTAATTCACGTTGCTATATATTTCCGAGACGAGAAAACATGTCTTTTTATAAAAGGAATTCAAGTTGTGCCAAGTAGTAATTCCTCTCCTAATTCGAGAAGGAATACCAAATCAAATAGGAGACAAATTTCTTGTAGGGTCCACATACTTAACGATGGGTGAAAGTCATCCACGTCAACAACCCAATAGTTAATCGGTTGACCAGAGGATTGGTCGCCAAAGGTGTTGCCATCCGGCCCATCCTTGAAGGTTAAATCACACAATCCTGCACATATAGGACAGACTTGTACGCAATGACATATTATACAAGTTACAAAtaatatgttttaagttaataagaaagTTTACCTtaaactttttttcaaatgaaccGATTTAAGATCGGTCGGAAATATAACTTGCTAAGTCTTTAAGCTCATCCCTTGTTTATTTTTCCATTCTTTTAGGATTTGAGATGAATGATCTATAGTCCGAAATTTAATTCGGCCCTTAAATTCATTAGtttttataaacttaaattttaaaataattagaaattaaCACgaccaaaaaatataaaaagaaacatttttcaaTACCTTTTTTAGaagatatataataataataataataatagctaGGATACAGAACAACAACGGCAACCTAGGCGACCAAAGCTGGCTCGAATAACAAAGTACATAAAAGTGCATTTTAAGGTTGTTGTTATCTCTTTACAAGGCCATGCGAGCGAAGAAAGATCACCGGGTTGGATAACTTTCAAACTCCCATCAACTATTTGACTTTTAAATCAAAGAAGACGAGTGGCATTTATGTTATGATTTATTTCTTCTAATAAAGCGATTCCCATTTCTGGTCTGACCCTTTTGAAAACAGTAAAAAAGAAAGgcgtaaaataattaaataaaatgattataaaacaataaaaacacaaagTTTTCATCACCCGAATCAAAAGGGTGTGAAACAAAACACAATAACAAGAATAGCGCCTCAGcatctttctccctctctctgtctctcgaAGGAGCTCTTTGGGTTTGGAGTTCGGCATTTTGTTATCTGAAATTTGCTGGTGAAtctttatttctctctctttagaTCTTCCAATTTGGCTGCAATGAATCTCATCatctctttctgtttttttttgggtggttgtTAATGGTTACAACCATTTGACGGTTTTGAAACCTCTGATGTgaatgttttttcattttttatgacGCTATCCAAACGGTCTcaatccaaatccaaaatttccAACTTTTTGACCGTTAATGAATGAACCCACCATCATTCATCATTGTATGATTATTTTTCCAATATTGATTTGGGTTTAATATGTTGTTAATGTAGTTAATAtgatttgttctttttgttgCCTTTTGCtgctgagaaaatgtaggaTTGGGAATTATATTTGAATATCGAGTCTTTCTAGATTTCCCATCATTTGGGACCTTTAAGTCTTTGACCcagttttttttggtttgttttctcagcagcaagaaaaaagaagcatataaataatttattgaatGATTGTTTCAGTAAGATGAATATGTGCACGTTTCAATAATTGGTTGGAATGCCTACAAATGATCTCAAATACCCTgctactttttttgtttttgtttttgagattATCACTCGTTATAAAAGTGCTTAGTTTGGGTCCCTTTTTTTGCTACTGTTCTGACCATGTTCTGAATTTTTGTTCTCATGTTTCAATTCCATATCTATGATCTAGAAAGTAAGTTTATTTGTCAGTTTGTTAATCCTAACCTGGTAATCCCTGTTTTGTCTAGTGTAATCTGGTTGAATGttgaaaaagttttaattttgagaaTTTATCCGGGGGTGTGAGCTGTTGGTTTTTAGCATAACGTTTGCTGAGATGGATTTTCttcccccccctcccccttctccTTTTTCAGGTCATTTTGTCTAGACAATTTGGAAGAGCTAGGTTTTGTTGGATCATTGTGGGTTATAAGCACAGCAATGAGTAACCATCCACTGGAACTTGGGGGGACTGCTTCAGGTATTCTTGTAATACTTTCAAGTGTGTTATTATGATCAGTGGGCTCTAAGTAATTGGATAGTCTTATAACATCTATTTCGTAATCGAGTGCATCCTCAAACATAACATCTATTTTGTAATCGAGTGCATGtcggttttctttttctttgtgccACTCAATggagtttaaattattatttattttgactTGTTGAATATAGATATGCTGGAGTAGGGGCACTTTCATATTCCCTTACTAAGGTGTTGGGATGtgtaaattgcatttttttttcttctgtataTTTGTGTCCGTCATACAATTACAGAGTGGAAGCTCACACAATTGCAGTCTGATATGAATTGAAGAAGCTCCTGAGGAACCAAGTTTTAGTTACCAACCcataacaagaaaagaaaagaaaagaaaaggtgcaAGAGTGAGGAGCACCTGAGAAAGAGTTTAGAGTACAGTGCCTCTTCGTCCTTGGCTGATTAGAGAACTATTGTATGCATAGGGTGGGTTTTTATGAGTGTAGTTGAGAATTCTTGCATGCTGTTGAATTATGCTTATAGTGTTGTAGCATCTGGTATGAAGGTGAAAGGAGAAATGTGTGCTTTGTAGTCTTGTGCAGGAAGGAGACTAGGAGTGAATGATATTTTCAGTTTTGTCCTTTTCTCCACCTCTAGTCCACTGTTTTGGTGGAAATTCTGATTTGTTACAAAGCAACTTATAGTTTATCTCCTGTTCTTATGTTGAAACTTAAAAATCTGAaaaattgtaagattttttattttattagtctATTCTTGTGTTTAATTGTAGCTAATTAACTGTGTGGAGTAAGTATGAAGGCTAGATGCTCCATTTTGTTGCTCGTGAAGCTTAGATATTGACAGTTATGGTTGGTTTGATGAAAGATATTTTGCAATTTGTTCTTTCAAGGCTTTGTACAAGACTGTGcctcctttttatatttttggtatGATGTGGAAATGATATCTTTTTGTTAACCTTGTTATTGAATGATGTGCACTTTTTGTACAGGTAAAAGAAGACTAAAAGAGCTATTGCTTCAAAGTGACAATCGTGTTTGTGCTGATTGTGGTGCCCCAGATCCTAAATGGGCGTAAGTTTCACCACCTGGACACCTTTAGtttgttaattatgttatgttgagtgtgtgtgtgttgtgacgttgagtgtgtgtgtgtattgtGACAATTGATATTTGGAGAATTAGAATCAGAAGGTGAAGAATTTCTGTGTGAGTTGTTAATTGACATCCTGTGGATGGAGTTGGGGAAATGGCTTCATGTCaaagaacaaattaaaatcATGTTATTTGCATCACCTTGTTCCTTTACGATGTCGAGGAATTTGTTGAtaatttctttttgataagtactaaTTTTTGTTGATAAATGCATTTCAGGTCTGCAAATATTGGAGTTTTTATATGCTTGAAATGTTGTGGTGTACATAGGAGCCTCGGTACCCATATATCTAAGGTAACTGCTCCCAGATTACCTTTTACCTATATTGTtgtacaaaaattataaaacgtAAATGGCAACTAGCTGTTGATGGCCACATGCGCGATGATATATTCTGGACATATGAATTCGTTGCGCATTGGACAAGGACGGAAATTGATTTCTCGCTTTTTTTAGTATGTATTTTTTCTAGTCAATGTACTTGTTTTTGTTGCATTAAGACAATAGGAACTAATTGGAGCCTAAAGAATTCTTGATGTCGCAGCCATTTCCTGGATAGAGAGAAGCTTTAGGTTCCATGACATCTAAGAAGGCCTTTTGGTTTCAAAAGACATTTTCGTGGTAGATTGTAAGGTGTTAGTATTGTAATTGTAGAAATTCagcttttatttaaatttgtgaGTTAacggtattttagtaatttctgTTATTGTTAGGCATGGGCCGTAGTACGGACTGTGggtctttcttttaaaaaaataaaattaagtccatcatttattggttttttttcttttggtgtttCCCTTGGATTATTTTACTCGTAAAATTACAAGTTGGTTTTTCAGTCCTAGCCCTACTAAGAAATGTCAAGAGTCGAGagtctatatatatgtttactACTGTACTGAGACAATTTCAGATTTAATAACGAGACTTTGGTTTATTAAAATCCATGCTTGCCCTAATTTGAGTCTTTTGGTTCATGTTACTATTTATTCAGCTCTGAACACCCTCCAAAGTCTTTAGCCACCGTATAGCATATCAAACCAGCCTTAAAGTCTCAAACGCAGCTGCTTTAAATTTTCCTGCAACCTATTTCTTTTAAGAAGTTCCTTCTTACCTTTATTTCCTATATTTCTAAACACTTATTGTAGAAACTCTCAAGCCTTTCTCTCGCcctaaaaaaccctaaaatcacaACCCTTATTATTATAAACCACCACAAATGCATATGTAGATAGATTTTCTAAATCTTTCTGATGTCAATTTAGTCATAATGTGCCATATCTATAATAAGGCTTGAGTTGATTTGACTACTTTCTGATTGACATGCTGAATTTGTTCCATTTgtgaaaatggaaaatataGCTTATTGAATAAACAAACTCACCTTCTTTGCTGCAGCCTAAAAGATCATTGAGTTGCCCAGAGTAGCTTTTTGTCTGTGTTTGCTTGCATTTCTTACAAGTCTTACTCTCATATTTAAAAACTGGACTGTACTGGGCATTTGGACTGCTTGGGCTGTCTACCAGTCCTCTTTCCAGCCCAGGTTTACTCCCTGAATTGTTTTGGGAAATGCCTCCTACATGGTGGAATCTGCTTGCTTCTAATTGCTTAATCTTCATTTGATCCTATATCTATGCACCTTGTCAATTCTCATTGCCAAGTTTAGTCTCTTGTTCAACGATAAATGTCATGATTTATTTAGGTGCTTGAGCTTTTTCATATTCTCTTCCAACACATACACATTCACACGCTAACTTTATATATTTCTCTGAACAATATTAATCTagtttttttaggttttgtcTGTGACGCTGGATGAGTGGTCTGATGATGAAATTGATGCAATGGTTGAAGTTGGAGGAAATACTTCTGCTAATTCAATTTATGAGGCTTTCATCCCAGAAGGATATGCAAAGCCTGGACCAGATGCCTCTCATGACCAGCGTGCGAAATTTATTCGGTTAGACATAACTTATAATTCTTTAATCCATTCATCTGTGTGACTCTTTTCTGACATCTCTATATGTTTGGTCACCCTGTACTTGATTCAGACTATGTATGTACTTTCTGGGTGGACCACGTAATTGATTTTGATATGAAAGTGCTCCAACTACTATAAGCATCCTACTTGCTGTCCAACCTACGATTGAACTACTTTGCCCTATGTGTACTTGTGCTCTTTTACTGTAAAACTTTTATGCTCATTTGACAGTTGACTGACCACCATGGCAGGCTGGAGAGTGGTACTAAGGGTAGATTCAATTGTTGGGTATATCTCATGCTCTTAGGGTGTTACTTACTTGCTACCCTTTCTTTTAGGGCTAAGTATGAGCTTCAAGAATTTTTGAAGCCCAGCCTGCGGATTGTGTCACTTCCTACAGGAAAAAGTTCTCTCCAGTCAACTGTTTCCAGAAAGATTCTGGGGGGTTTTGGAtcaaattcttctcaaaattcgGTAAATTTTGTTTACCTTTTCTCCTTCCTGCAGATTCTTTGCTTCAATGATAAAAGTAATAGTTCATAGCATTAGGAAGAGAGGGATATAATCAGATAAACTTGTTCAGTGAGCATAATACCATGCACACTCGGTATATAGATTAGACTTCTTTGATAGATACATTGTTGTTTTTCACAGATAAAAAATTTCTCCCGGGCATATATTTGATATGATAAATTTTACATTATGTTACCAGGTAACTGCAATTTATCTGATGCTAAAAGTTATGACAGGAAGGCATGGTAGAATTTATTGGATTATTGAAGGTCAAAGTGATAAAAGGCACAAATTTAGCCATCCGAGATATGATGTCAAGTGATCCTTATGTTATCATAACTCTTGGGCAGCAGGTTAGTCACTGtttctttttcactttcatCTTTGGGGATACTGTATATTCTACTTtggttttgctttttgtttttgagcACATATactatatatgtgtgtgtggaAAAATATACACGTACGTATCTATGGGTATATGTATTTGTTCATGATTGCTAGAGAGGTAATTGGGGACATGTAGTCAATCCCATTTAGTTGGGATTAATGCTTAACTGAactgagttgagttgagttaaGTTGTATTTGTTGTCATTGTGAACTATTTTTCTAATATTGAAAGTCATTCAATTGGGTGGATGGCGGGTCAGATTCCTGCTAGAATGGCCAAATACATATCTTCATTTTGATGTACCCATTATCATTAAATAACTTAAGGAAATTTTATATAGTTCATAGGATCGTATTCTTTTCTGATGATAACGATTGGTCTTGATGCTATTAGACTGTTCAGACGACTGTTGTAAGGAGCAACTTGAACCCGGTCTGGAATCAGGACCTCATGCTGTCTGTTCCTCAGCGTTTTGGACCCTTGAAGTTGGTAAGCTGCCTATTGTTCTTTCTCCTTGATGACGTCAAGTAACTTTTCTTAATATTCTATTACAGATTTAGTTTCCATAATAAGTGAGCTCTTCCCATACTTTATTGATGATTGCAATTGGCATGCTGGATGCTGCCCTTTTTGTACTTGTAAACCTGGAATTGTTCTATATCACTAAGTACACATATGTGGAGCAGTTGCCACTGCTTGCAGTGGGTGTCCAGCCCCAAAGTGAGCCCATTCGCTCTCCAAATTCTCCATGCCGCCCCCCCCCCCactctctactttttttttttgccctttttagATTCTGCAATCTATCAGAACCCCACCCATCCCTTGACTACCTGAGCTAGGCGCAGGGGACCAATTGTCTCTCTCATATGACATTGTTACTGTCACAAATTGGGTTTGAACATAATTTTGTCAAGTTTATAATAGGCTGAGAAGGGAAAGAATTCAGGCAATGGTCTATTCATGGTGCGTCACATAATTGTTATTCAAGTTTGGGGTATTTGAAACTATAGTAAGTTTGGCATATTGATTTTCTATTGCAATAACTTCTGTTCTTTGTGTTAAACGATAAAAAAGCATAATCTTTTAGTTTGTCCAACTAAATTATAACTCAGCGTGAAAATTAAGTCATTGATCCCTGTACACCTTTCTAAATTAGGTGTTTTTACATATGAAAACTTCAATTTTCCTCTTGAagtgtttttctttctcatactatttatcaaaaaaaaaaggtgtttttctttctcatacTATAGCCAATAATGATACTAATAATTACGAATACaaatttctttcccttttgCCAATACTTAGAGCAACTCCAGCAAATTACGTAAAAGAGCaatattagctacatttagctATTATTGTTCTCTTTTCAGCTCCAATAGATTAGCTCCAAAAGAGCTAATCTAACATTTTTGTTACGGTAATGGCAATAtcttgctattcactgtagcactatgttcatgttttttaatattttctctctctcttctctctccctcttcctctccAAGGCATTCTTGGTTTTCTGGACAAATCCACCCAATAACTCCTCCTCTCATATTTCCTTCTAGTATCAAATCATTCTTCCTCACCTACACCCCATGAGACTGACCCAAGACCAAGCTTTTGATTTTCTCATGTTTGTTGCATTAGCTTTGGATTCCATATGGTTTGCGAGTAAGAGAGTTGTCCATTGCAGAGAAAGCACCCAAGCCATGCCTAGCATGagcaccaaaacaaacaaaagatctAAATTTCAGCTCCTAGCTTCAAATTAACCACACCTAAAATCATCcgaaatccaaacaaaaaatttcccaACATGAGCACTAAAACCCACCGTCGTCGCAGATGGGGTTTAAATTCATCATAGGCCGACCGTATCaaatccttttttcttctagtatCAAATCCTTCTTCTGTGGTAGCGTTGATTAAGCTCCAAAATTTAAAGTCTTCTTGTGTTGTGGTGgtgtggagggagagagaggagagggtAGAGATAATTGCAGAGGTTGGCTATGGTGGGGGGTTTGGGTTGAgtcagagggagagagagagagagagagagagagagagagagagagagaaaagtgaaaaaaaaataaaaaagattaaataataatatttaaagaaaagtaaagaatGGAATAAAGAAACTGTTGGAGTTTGTATAGAAAAATGAGTAGGTAAAATAGAGAGTAGTGCTTTTTCATTgggtaaaatacctaatgctgTTGGAGATACTCTTAGGAGTACATTGAATAATGTTTCTTTagtgtttgtatgtatgtatgatGTTTTGGCATTAGTTGTTTCACTTGGATGTATTCCAATTGCAAACATGTTGTCTGCAGTCAATATGAAACCAATCAATTTACCACTTAATCCCTGTAGTCATGTGCCAACCCTAGTTCCTTTTCAGAGTTCTGGATGCTGTGGTTACAAGGATATGGTGGGAAAACTTTTCCTCTCTTGTCTAGTTAAGAGACAAAAGCTCACACATGTTTTGCTTGCAATGCTACTGAATGTCCTAACATGGtgtaattatattttgttgtagTTTGTATATGTAATATTATATGCCATCTTTTAtgcataaaattatttatatgtAAAAATAGAAGCAGTGGTGCATCAAATTTAATGTTGGTGCAGATAATATGGCATTTAATTTGGGGTTTCTTTAGAAGTATGAGGGCTAGCTTTGTTATCTATACTATCTGTTTGTCTCAAACAATTGGCTTCTCACCTAAACAGTTggtctctttcttctctctcttctaacTTTTCTCtgctcttttttctctccatttttcTGCCCATCTTATTTATAAATAGACGTTAGAAAGGAAAAGCCAGCTACCATGCACACTAGCACCTTGTTGAGGACTACTTTTTGTATAAgcaaataatttaataatgggaACATATCTGACTTCTCATATTTTGGCATGTTGCAGCGCGTGTTTGATCACGACACGTTTTCATCCGATGATATTATGGGAGAAGCAGAGGTCGATCTCCAGCCCTTAATAACATCAGCAATGGCATTTGGAGATGCAGGGATGTTTGGGGACATGCAGATTGGAAAATGGCTGAAATCGCATGACAATGCCCTGATAGATGACAGCACTGTTAACATTGTTGATGGCAAGGTGAAACAGGAGGTGGCCCTCAAGCTCCAGAATGTGGAATCTGGGGAACTATATCTAGAACTAGAATGGATGCCTCTTGACCAAtaggtacatatatattttttttcttgcctTTGCTTCTAATAAAAATGCTGTAGTATTGATCGAGTTACTCCTATGGAATGATTGAGTGCACTTGTCTTCTTTCACTTCTATTTGttgatttaaatttaattcttttttgccTGTCAATATCAAAATTTAGTGGGAGTGACAAAGATCAATACATGCAACTTTGTATATTGGTTTATCCAACTTGTAC
Coding sequences within it:
- the LOC132170990 gene encoding probable ADP-ribosylation factor GTPase-activating protein AGD13; the encoded protein is MSNHPLELGGTASGKRRLKELLLQSDNRVCADCGAPDPKWASANIGVFICLKCCGVHRSLGTHISKVLSVTLDEWSDDEIDAMVEVGGNTSANSIYEAFIPEGYAKPGPDASHDQRAKFIRAKYELQEFLKPSLRIVSLPTGKSSLQSTVSRKILGGFGSNSSQNSEGMVEFIGLLKVKVIKGTNLAIRDMMSSDPYVIITLGQQTVQTTVVRSNLNPVWNQDLMLSVPQRFGPLKLRVFDHDTFSSDDIMGEAEVDLQPLITSAMAFGDAGMFGDMQIGKWLKSHDNALIDDSTVNIVDGKVKQEVALKLQNVESGELYLELEWMPLDQ